A stretch of Aerococcus christensenii DNA encodes these proteins:
- a CDS encoding glycosyltransferase family 4 protein: MKVGLFTDTYFPQTSGVATSIQTLKRELEKQGHQVYIFTTTDPESVEEEGVYRFESIPFIFFKERRVAVTTLWPVYRLAKKLDLDIIHTQTEFSMGIMGVMAARKLQIPVVHTYHTWYENYIHYILNGHLVSKAAVRAYTRFFCSLVQQVISPSEMIKEVLTSYRITQPITVIPTGVALPEPLEESRIQNLRERLGLGDDHLMLLSVNRIAQEKNLDTLIQWMPEVLHSVPKARLVLVGDGPEKESLEKLTHSLGLDEEVQFTGMIPHEEVQAYYQAADLYCNLSVTETQGITFIEALANGLPLIAMKNDYLLSLEKRAPFGRLLEHASDFPEAVADYADHREDFCGNVEVLKREISQETFGQRILDLYQRLIKEEKNQQDSDDSSFLKKISENIWPFS, encoded by the coding sequence ATGAAGGTTGGATTATTTACAGATACTTATTTCCCTCAGACGAGTGGGGTAGCGACTTCTATTCAGACACTGAAGAGAGAATTGGAAAAGCAGGGTCACCAAGTTTATATCTTTACGACCACAGATCCGGAGTCCGTAGAGGAAGAAGGCGTTTATCGGTTTGAATCCATTCCCTTTATCTTCTTTAAAGAACGGCGGGTAGCGGTGACTACCTTGTGGCCGGTATATCGCTTGGCCAAGAAGCTGGATTTAGATATTATTCATACCCAGACGGAGTTCTCAATGGGGATTATGGGGGTCATGGCGGCTCGAAAGTTGCAGATCCCTGTGGTTCATACCTACCACACCTGGTATGAGAATTATATTCATTATATTTTGAATGGACACTTAGTAAGTAAGGCAGCTGTTCGCGCTTATACGCGCTTCTTCTGTTCCTTGGTTCAGCAGGTGATTTCACCGAGTGAGATGATTAAGGAGGTCTTGACCAGCTATCGGATTACTCAACCGATCACGGTCATTCCAACAGGCGTCGCTCTTCCTGAACCTTTAGAAGAGAGTCGAATCCAAAACCTGAGGGAACGGTTAGGTTTAGGAGACGATCACTTGATGTTATTGAGTGTGAACCGAATCGCTCAAGAAAAAAACCTCGATACGCTGATTCAGTGGATGCCTGAAGTCCTTCATTCGGTCCCTAAGGCCCGCTTAGTCTTAGTTGGGGATGGCCCTGAAAAGGAAAGTCTTGAAAAACTGACCCATTCTTTAGGCTTAGATGAGGAGGTTCAATTTACGGGAATGATTCCTCATGAGGAAGTTCAGGCTTACTATCAAGCAGCGGATCTTTACTGTAATTTATCGGTAACCGAAACGCAGGGGATTACCTTTATTGAAGCTTTGGCCAATGGTTTGCCCCTTATTGCTATGAAGAATGATTACTTACTGAGTCTTGAGAAAAGAGCCCCTTTTGGGAGACTATTGGAGCACGCTTCTGACTTTCCAGAGGCGGTGGCAGATTATGCGGACCATAGGGAGGACTTCTGCGGAAATGTGGAAGTTTTGAAACGAGAGATTTCTCAGGAAACCTTCGGCCAGCGGATCTTAGATTTGTATCAAAGACTGATCAAAGAAGAGAAGAATCAGCAAGATTCGGACGACTCTTCTTTCTTAAAGAAAATTTCGGAAAATATATGGCCATTTTCGTAA
- a CDS encoding Mur ligase family protein gives MSETLEHIAAVLSQRGLLKDQTLPGHQEVTGLTFNSRDVQEGQIFFCKGKAFKEAYLREALERGACAYISEQTYSVEAPALIVKDIRLAMSVVADFFYKKPYQAFHLTGITGTKGKTTTTGYLQSIFQEVEGNRSAYLSSSHFDDGLEAGASHMTTPEALELFRRLDHARESGCQYFTMEVSSQALKYGRVAEVEFEVGAFLNISPDHISPVEHPNFEDYFQSKLKLFQHSKVAVLNKDSDHFDRILQAAQSSETVEKILTVSMKDESADYYACEVESKPEGEHFTLKTADFTGRVVMAMPGIFNIENALVAIAIARYYGVSYADILKGLARCKAQGRMEIYHSKRYPIQVVVDFAHNKLSFEKLFQAAREMYPKAKVTIVFGAPGNKAESRRKDLGQVAGKWADHIIVTMDDPGTEDPQKISEEILVAIHEQKATAQVVIDRPKAIALAFDQAVESQEETVILLAGKGDEDTMKLDGKDCPYATDTYYALKKLEELDR, from the coding sequence ATGAGCGAGACATTAGAACATATAGCAGCAGTCTTATCACAAAGAGGTCTCTTGAAAGATCAGACTTTACCAGGTCATCAAGAAGTGACCGGGCTGACCTTCAACTCCAGAGATGTACAAGAAGGCCAGATCTTCTTCTGTAAGGGGAAGGCCTTTAAGGAGGCTTATCTCAGAGAGGCTTTAGAGAGAGGCGCTTGTGCCTATATCAGTGAGCAGACTTACTCTGTAGAAGCACCAGCCCTTATTGTGAAGGATATTCGCTTAGCCATGTCCGTAGTGGCTGATTTTTTCTATAAGAAACCTTATCAAGCCTTTCATCTGACTGGAATAACAGGCACCAAAGGGAAAACCACGACAACAGGCTATTTGCAGTCGATTTTCCAAGAAGTAGAGGGCAATCGTTCTGCTTATTTATCCTCTTCTCACTTTGATGATGGCCTAGAAGCAGGCGCCTCTCACATGACCACGCCAGAAGCCTTGGAACTCTTCCGTCGGCTTGATCACGCTAGAGAGAGTGGGTGTCAGTATTTCACCATGGAGGTGTCGAGTCAGGCTTTGAAGTATGGCCGAGTGGCTGAAGTGGAATTTGAAGTAGGAGCCTTTTTGAATATTTCACCGGACCACATTAGTCCTGTGGAACATCCGAATTTTGAAGATTATTTCCAGAGTAAATTAAAACTCTTCCAACACTCTAAGGTAGCTGTTTTGAATAAGGATAGCGATCATTTTGACCGGATTTTACAAGCGGCCCAATCGTCAGAGACGGTGGAGAAGATCCTGACGGTTTCTATGAAAGATGAGAGTGCTGATTACTATGCCTGTGAGGTTGAGTCTAAGCCAGAAGGGGAACACTTTACCTTGAAGACCGCAGATTTTACAGGACGAGTTGTTATGGCCATGCCGGGAATTTTTAATATTGAGAATGCTTTGGTGGCGATTGCGATTGCCCGGTATTATGGTGTGTCTTATGCAGACATTTTGAAGGGCTTGGCCCGTTGCAAGGCTCAGGGAAGAATGGAGATCTATCATTCCAAGCGTTACCCTATTCAAGTGGTAGTAGATTTTGCTCACAATAAGTTAAGCTTTGAGAAACTTTTCCAAGCTGCACGTGAAATGTATCCAAAGGCCAAGGTGACGATTGTGTTTGGCGCCCCTGGCAATAAGGCAGAGTCTCGACGCAAGGACCTCGGACAAGTGGCTGGAAAATGGGCAGATCATATTATTGTCACCATGGATGATCCAGGAACTGAAGATCCTCAGAAGATTTCAGAAGAAATTTTGGTAGCTATTCATGAACAGAAGGCGACCGCTCAAGTGGTGATTGATCGTCCAAAGGCGATTGCCTTAGCCTTTGATCAAGCGGTAGAAAGTCAAGAAGAGACGGTTATTCTTCTAGCTGGCAAGGGGGATGAAGACACGATGAAGCTTGATGGCAAGGACTGTCCTTATGCCACGGATACCTACTATGCCTTAAAAAAATTAGAAGAGCTCGATCGTTAG
- a CDS encoding YkuJ family protein codes for MKPSQLKAIISRLEAMTAEGSEIDVRRFEKEGQERCLVRYDREADSFELTEPGADQVFSFDDIDLAAMEIFDLID; via the coding sequence ATGAAACCTTCACAATTAAAAGCAATTATTTCTCGCTTAGAAGCGATGACCGCTGAAGGATCAGAAATTGATGTTCGGCGCTTTGAAAAAGAGGGACAAGAACGGTGCTTGGTGCGTTATGATCGCGAAGCAGATAGTTTTGAATTAACAGAACCAGGCGCGGATCAAGTGTTCTCATTTGATGATATTGATCTTGCCGCTATGGAAATTTTTGATTTGATTGATTAG
- a CDS encoding ATP-dependent Clp protease ATP-binding subunit — protein MLCQRCKKRQAAIHMYANINGQRQAINLCQKCYAEMIHGPSAITSTPEGNRPSYWDQLGDLFRHVQEEQVHSSQESPHFSEQGQSQSQGLLAQFGTNMTELARNGKYDPIIGRDKEIQRLIEILNRRTKNNPVLIGEAGVGKTAVVEGLAQKIIQKEVPVKLQHKEVIQLDVVSLVQGTGVRGQFEEKMHQLIQELTQNPQIILFIDEIHEIVGAGSAENSSMDAGNILKPALARGELQLVGATTLNEYRKIEKDSALARRLQPITVKEPSIEESFAIIQGIAPQYESFHQVKFSPEALKATVTLSNRYIQDRQLPDKAIDLLDEAGSKKNLTIPFLDSETLNRQIEELDRLKTMATEAEDYEKAAYYRDQLKHYKEMRDNNQAVSETTPTVTVEDIQKLVEAKTGIPVGQLQAQEQDQLIHLEDQLNAHVIGQKEAVSAISAAIRRNRVGFNQANRPIGSFLFVGPTGVGKTELARQLARILFGSQDAMIRFDMSEYMEKHSVAKLIGAPPGYVGYEEAGQLSEQVRRQPYSLILLDEIEKAHPDVLNLFLQVMEDGRLTDAQGRTVSFKDTLIIMTSNAGTAGVEASVGFAASKQGKQTSVLRHLKDFFKAEFLNRFDAIVEFQALTKKELIQIVDLMLEAMNTMLLPQAIRVTVTDEVKDRLVTLGYDAKLGARPLRRVLQDQIENQVADAFLQNPDLHHVHFALNDQEDIVIDQVSNEAALLPAKQEGPLEEETLPSGQED, from the coding sequence ATGCTATGCCAACGTTGTAAAAAAAGGCAAGCGGCGATCCACATGTACGCCAATATTAACGGTCAACGACAAGCCATTAACCTCTGTCAAAAATGTTATGCAGAAATGATCCATGGTCCATCCGCTATAACAAGTACACCAGAAGGCAATAGACCTTCTTACTGGGACCAACTCGGCGATCTCTTCCGCCATGTCCAAGAAGAACAAGTCCACTCTTCCCAAGAGTCTCCTCATTTTTCCGAACAGGGACAGTCCCAATCTCAAGGGCTCTTAGCACAATTCGGAACCAATATGACAGAACTCGCCAGGAACGGCAAGTATGACCCTATCATTGGACGAGATAAAGAAATCCAACGTTTGATTGAGATTCTCAATCGACGCACCAAAAATAATCCCGTTCTCATCGGAGAAGCCGGAGTCGGAAAAACTGCCGTAGTGGAAGGCCTCGCTCAAAAAATTATCCAAAAAGAAGTCCCAGTCAAACTTCAACACAAAGAAGTGATCCAGTTAGACGTCGTTTCTCTCGTACAAGGGACTGGCGTTCGTGGCCAATTCGAAGAAAAAATGCACCAATTGATCCAAGAACTTACCCAAAATCCTCAGATCATTCTCTTCATTGATGAAATTCATGAAATCGTCGGTGCAGGAAGTGCAGAGAATTCCTCTATGGACGCCGGCAATATTCTCAAACCTGCCCTCGCTCGTGGAGAACTCCAATTAGTAGGGGCCACCACACTTAACGAATACCGAAAGATTGAGAAGGACAGCGCCCTCGCCCGTCGTCTTCAACCGATTACAGTCAAAGAACCAAGTATTGAAGAGTCCTTCGCCATCATCCAAGGGATCGCCCCTCAATACGAAAGCTTCCACCAGGTGAAGTTCTCACCAGAAGCTCTCAAGGCAACGGTGACCCTCTCCAACCGCTACATTCAAGACCGTCAACTGCCTGACAAGGCCATCGACCTTCTCGATGAAGCTGGTTCTAAGAAGAACCTCACCATTCCTTTCCTCGATAGTGAGACTCTCAATCGACAAATCGAAGAACTCGATCGGCTTAAAACCATGGCCACCGAAGCAGAAGACTACGAAAAAGCCGCCTACTATCGGGACCAACTCAAGCACTACAAGGAGATGCGCGATAATAACCAAGCCGTCTCCGAAACGACACCTACCGTAACGGTTGAAGATATTCAAAAACTCGTCGAAGCCAAAACAGGTATTCCTGTTGGACAACTTCAAGCCCAGGAGCAAGACCAACTCATCCATCTCGAAGACCAGCTCAATGCTCACGTGATCGGCCAAAAAGAAGCAGTCAGCGCCATTAGTGCTGCTATCCGGAGAAACCGTGTGGGCTTTAACCAAGCCAACCGTCCGATCGGATCTTTCCTCTTCGTCGGGCCAACAGGAGTCGGGAAAACCGAACTCGCCCGGCAACTCGCCCGTATCCTCTTCGGCAGCCAAGACGCCATGATCCGCTTCGACATGTCAGAATACATGGAGAAACACAGCGTGGCCAAACTCATCGGCGCCCCTCCTGGATATGTCGGCTATGAAGAAGCTGGACAGTTAAGTGAGCAAGTTCGGCGGCAACCTTACTCCCTCATCCTATTAGATGAAATCGAAAAAGCCCACCCCGACGTCCTGAATCTCTTCCTTCAAGTAATGGAAGATGGGCGATTGACCGACGCTCAAGGACGCACCGTTTCCTTCAAAGACACCTTGATTATCATGACTTCGAATGCCGGAACAGCCGGCGTGGAAGCGAGCGTTGGCTTTGCCGCCAGCAAGCAAGGCAAGCAAACTTCCGTCCTGCGTCACCTCAAGGACTTCTTCAAGGCTGAATTCCTCAATCGTTTCGACGCTATCGTGGAATTCCAAGCCCTAACCAAAAAAGAACTCATTCAAATTGTCGACTTGATGTTAGAAGCGATGAACACCATGCTTCTCCCTCAAGCGATTCGCGTAACAGTCACCGACGAAGTCAAAGACCGGCTCGTTACTCTTGGCTACGATGCCAAGCTCGGGGCCCGTCCTCTCCGTCGCGTCCTTCAAGACCAGATCGAAAACCAAGTGGCCGATGCCTTCTTACAAAATCCTGATCTTCATCACGTCCACTTTGCCTTGAACGATCAAGAAGATATTGTCATCGACCAAGTCTCCAATGAAGCCGCCCTTCTCCCCGCAAAACAAGAAGGACCCTTAGAAGAAGAGACTCTCCCTTCTGGTCAAGAAGACTAA
- a CDS encoding NAD(P)-dependent oxidoreductase: MTLKIACYGVRSNEKDIFESKNKYGYELTLIKELLTEKNIETAKGHDAVLLRGNCVANRRNLEKLKEWGINLIFTRTVGVDHIDLKAIKELNQVVARVPGYSPNAIAELAVTMAMNLLRNVPYTTERTAHHYDFRVLPRMFSREIRNCTVGIIGCGRIGVTEARLYQGLGARVIGYDIYQSDNAKSVVEFKDTLDELLAEADVVSLHVAYIKGENDRMINADFISKMKKDAILINTARGEIQDNQAIIDALKADKLYGFGTDVLPNERPIFFKTFDQLDAIPDQTVRELIALYPRVLITPHVGSNTDEAVKNMVETSMDNFHEYLQTGAVTNRVQ; encoded by the coding sequence ATGACATTAAAAATTGCATGTTATGGTGTCCGTTCTAATGAGAAAGATATATTTGAGTCAAAAAATAAATATGGATATGAGTTGACTTTAATTAAGGAGTTATTAACTGAAAAGAATATTGAAACAGCTAAGGGTCATGATGCTGTTTTACTTCGTGGCAATTGTGTCGCTAATCGAAGAAATCTTGAAAAGTTGAAAGAATGGGGAATTAATCTTATTTTTACACGAACAGTAGGGGTTGACCACATTGACTTAAAAGCAATTAAAGAGTTGAATCAAGTGGTGGCACGTGTACCTGGCTACTCCCCTAATGCGATTGCTGAATTAGCTGTAACGATGGCGATGAATTTGTTGCGTAATGTCCCTTATACTACTGAACGTACAGCACATCATTATGATTTCCGTGTACTTCCCCGGATGTTTAGTAGAGAAATTCGCAATTGCACAGTGGGTATTATAGGGTGTGGGAGAATTGGTGTGACGGAAGCGCGATTATATCAAGGATTAGGCGCACGTGTGATTGGCTATGATATTTATCAATCGGATAATGCCAAATCAGTTGTTGAATTCAAAGATACGCTTGATGAGCTTTTGGCTGAAGCAGATGTTGTTAGTTTACATGTTGCTTATATTAAAGGGGAAAATGATCGCATGATTAATGCTGATTTCATTTCTAAAATGAAAAAAGATGCCATATTGATTAATACCGCACGAGGTGAAATTCAAGATAATCAAGCAATTATTGATGCACTGAAAGCAGATAAATTATATGGGTTTGGAACAGATGTTTTACCTAATGAAAGACCAATCTTTTTCAAAACATTTGATCAATTGGATGCTATTCCAGATCAAACAGTTCGTGAATTAATTGCACTTTATCCTCGCGTTTTGATTACGCCACATGTGGGATCAAATACAGATGAAGCGGTTAAAAACATGGTTGAAACGTCAATGGATAATTTCCATGAATATTTACAAACGGGTGCAGTGACTAATCGGGTACAGTAA
- a CDS encoding COG2426 family protein — protein MIQLIVTFFQHYFTAPLIIFILSLFPLLELRGGLIAASLLGVPWQQAAVLTVIANMIPIPFIILLVERVLDHCALKGPFQFLAKKMIKKGRAQGTALLKKYPHSVRLGLFLFVAIPLPGTGAWTGAMIAAFLGLPPKKALLPIAFGVISACFIMLGLAYALPTVFGLK, from the coding sequence ATGATTCAGCTTATTGTTACTTTTTTTCAACATTACTTCACTGCTCCACTCATCATATTTATCTTATCTTTATTTCCGCTATTAGAATTAAGAGGGGGGCTCATTGCCGCTAGCCTACTTGGCGTTCCTTGGCAACAAGCTGCCGTACTGACTGTTATAGCGAATATGATCCCTATTCCATTCATTATTCTACTCGTGGAGAGAGTACTCGACCATTGTGCTTTGAAAGGTCCTTTCCAGTTTCTTGCAAAAAAAATGATCAAAAAAGGCCGTGCTCAAGGCACTGCCCTCTTAAAAAAATATCCACATTCCGTACGCCTTGGACTCTTTTTGTTCGTTGCTATCCCTCTTCCAGGAACAGGGGCTTGGACTGGCGCAATGATTGCTGCTTTTTTGGGTCTTCCTCCTAAAAAGGCTCTATTGCCTATTGCTTTTGGTGTCATATCCGCTTGTTTCATTATGTTAGGATTAGCGTATGCTCTTCCTACTGTATTTGGGTTAAAATAA
- a CDS encoding AEC family transporter, whose translation MSIGKILISTFTNMNFISAIASTIGIILIGYICRRKGIFNEYASKVLSKTVLKLAIPCLAFNAFMKDLNTAQLNQSMSVLVWGFLVYILFILFTRVSYRKFQGDRQLVLRMLTIFGSTTFFGIPIVSAVYGSDGIIYANIFNIGYRVFLYSYCYIMMSGLKFKKENLKQIFLNPTILFTIAGLLIWIFQSYLPTITVEVVNKTGKAIVRQAPILRTDLVLPPLYKIMGYLGGLSSPLAWLSIGATLGAAKIDEAVTDRHVWYYSFNKMLLVPVISLVIAIILSSIGVMPMDYAAIGTTVVMMATPPAAVAVSYAIGFDKENKLASNCSFIGTLVSTIAIPLWLVVIQVLQTVGII comes from the coding sequence TATGAATTTTATTAGTGCGATTGCATCAACAATTGGTATTATTCTTATTGGTTATATTTGTCGGCGAAAGGGTATTTTTAATGAATATGCATCTAAAGTGCTATCTAAAACAGTATTGAAATTAGCTATTCCATGTTTAGCTTTTAATGCATTTATGAAAGATTTAAATACTGCTCAATTGAATCAAAGTATGAGTGTTCTTGTTTGGGGCTTCCTTGTGTATATTTTATTTATCTTGTTCACTCGAGTGAGCTATAGAAAATTTCAAGGTGATAGGCAATTAGTTTTAAGAATGCTTACTATTTTTGGGTCAACTACTTTTTTTGGTATTCCTATTGTTTCTGCTGTGTATGGATCAGATGGGATAATTTATGCTAATATCTTTAATATTGGCTATCGTGTTTTTCTTTATTCTTATTGCTATATTATGATGAGTGGTTTGAAATTTAAGAAAGAAAACTTAAAACAAATTTTCTTGAATCCGACAATTTTATTTACAATTGCAGGGTTGTTAATTTGGATATTCCAAAGCTACTTACCAACGATAACGGTTGAAGTTGTGAATAAAACAGGGAAAGCAATTGTTCGTCAAGCTCCAATTTTGAGAACGGATCTTGTTTTACCTCCACTCTACAAAATAATGGGTTACTTAGGAGGACTGTCTTCACCGTTAGCTTGGCTATCAATTGGAGCAACGCTTGGTGCAGCTAAAATTGATGAAGCTGTTACAGACCGCCATGTGTGGTATTATTCATTTAATAAAATGTTACTAGTTCCAGTAATTAGTTTGGTGATTGCGATAATTTTATCAAGTATCGGTGTGATGCCAATGGATTATGCTGCGATTGGAACAACAGTAGTAATGATGGCAACCCCGCCAGCAGCGGTGGCTGTTTCTTATGCGATAGGTTTTGATAAAGAAAATAAATTGGCTTCTAATTGTTCATTTATAGGAACATTGGTTTCTACTATTGCGATTCCATTATGGTTAGTAGTCATTCAAGTGTTACAAACAGTTGGTATAATTTAA
- a CDS encoding dCTP deaminase/dUTPase family protein — protein sequence MKRVKQAGFLIEKVEDIALVESDSLETTDRGERGFGSMGR from the coding sequence TTGAAACGGGTGAAGCAAGCGGGGTTTTTAATCGAAAAAGTGGAAGACATCGCCCTTGTGGAAAGTGATAGCCTTGAAACCACTGATCGTGGGGAGCGCGGATTTGGAAGTATGGGGAGATGA
- a CDS encoding phosphocarrier protein HPr codes for MKSLEFNVIAETGIHARPATLLVQTASKFKSNINLEYKGKSVNLKSIMGVMSLGVGQGADVVISAEGEDEEEAMAAIQETMKNEGLSE; via the coding sequence ATGAAATCTTTAGAATTTAACGTTATTGCAGAAACGGGTATCCACGCGCGTCCAGCAACTTTGTTGGTTCAAACCGCAAGCAAATTTAAATCAAATATTAACTTAGAATATAAAGGTAAATCTGTAAACCTTAAATCTATTATGGGAGTTATGTCCTTAGGGGTTGGCCAAGGGGCTGATGTTGTCATTTCTGCAGAAGGTGAAGACGAAGAAGAAGCAATGGCAGCTATTCAAGAAACCATGAAAAATGAAGGGTTGTCAGAATAA
- a CDS encoding ECF transporter S component, which translates to MMVSALVLGSQNGFVIGAITALVSNIFLGQGPWSPWQMYAWGMVGLSVGAMRHTLFMKNK; encoded by the coding sequence ATTATGGTATCTGCTCTTGTATTGGGAAGCCAAAATGGTTTTGTCATTGGAGCGATTACAGCTTTAGTGTCGAATATCTTTTTAGGGCAAGGTCCTTGGTCCCCTTGGCAGATGTATGCTTGGGGGATGGTCGGTCTGTCTGTAGGAGCCATGCGGCATACGCTCTTTATGAAGAATAAATAG
- the ptsP gene encoding phosphoenolpyruvate--protein phosphotransferase, producing the protein MNKITGIAASDGYAIARAFLLEQPDLTFEETKSDQPEVEVDRLNKALEESREEITKIREIAKGRLSAEEAEVFNAHLQMLDDPEMISAYQQKINDEGLNAQAAVRQTADFFITIFKSMEDNPYMQERAADVKDVTDRLIAHLIGAKVPNLSLIDEDSVVVAYDLTPSDTAQLNHFVKGFVTNIGGRTSHSAIMARSLEVAAVVGTSEAVEKVEDGQTIIVDGFEGEVIIDPDQATIEAYQQKAEAFEKQKAEWEKLKEAKTLTKDGKHFDIAANIGSPKDLEGVHANGAEAVGLYRTEFLYMDSDHFPTEEEQFEAYKEVLESLDGKNVVIRTMDIGGDKKLPYLPLEEEMNPFLGYRAIRICLHQTDMFRTQLRALLRASVYGSLSIMFPMIATLEEFRQAKAIYLEEREALIKDGVAVSDDIQVGMMIEIPAAAVLADQFAKEVDFFSIGTNDLIQYSMAADRMNNTVSYLYQPYNPAVLRLIKFVIESSHKYGKWTGMCGEVAGDQTAIPLLVGMGLDEFSMSATSILKSRALMAKLDSKECQGLVKQAVEEKTTSQEVQELVENYVNGLD; encoded by the coding sequence ATGAATAAAATTACAGGTATTGCTGCTAGTGATGGGTATGCCATTGCTAGAGCTTTCCTCCTTGAACAACCGGATCTTACTTTTGAAGAAACCAAGTCTGATCAACCAGAAGTAGAAGTCGATCGGTTAAACAAGGCTTTAGAGGAAAGTCGTGAAGAAATCACTAAAATTCGTGAGATCGCTAAAGGACGTTTATCTGCTGAAGAAGCAGAGGTCTTCAATGCGCATCTTCAAATGCTAGATGATCCTGAAATGATCAGCGCTTATCAACAGAAGATTAATGATGAAGGCTTAAACGCTCAAGCTGCTGTTCGTCAAACCGCTGACTTCTTCATTACGATTTTCAAATCTATGGAAGACAATCCTTATATGCAAGAGCGGGCAGCTGACGTCAAAGATGTGACGGATCGTCTCATTGCTCACTTAATAGGTGCAAAAGTGCCTAACCTCAGCTTAATCGATGAAGACTCTGTGGTGGTCGCTTATGACTTAACACCTTCTGACACTGCTCAATTGAACCACTTTGTAAAAGGTTTTGTCACCAATATCGGTGGGCGGACTTCGCACTCTGCTATTATGGCACGGAGTTTAGAAGTAGCTGCTGTTGTTGGAACCTCTGAAGCTGTTGAAAAAGTGGAGGATGGTCAAACGATTATCGTTGATGGGTTTGAAGGAGAAGTGATCATTGATCCTGATCAAGCAACTATTGAAGCTTATCAACAAAAGGCAGAAGCCTTTGAAAAACAAAAAGCAGAATGGGAAAAACTCAAAGAAGCGAAAACCCTCACCAAAGATGGAAAGCATTTTGATATTGCTGCTAATATCGGGTCTCCTAAAGATTTAGAAGGGGTACATGCGAATGGGGCAGAAGCTGTCGGCTTATATCGGACAGAGTTCCTCTACATGGATAGCGATCACTTCCCAACTGAAGAGGAACAATTCGAAGCTTATAAGGAAGTTTTGGAATCTTTAGATGGCAAGAATGTTGTGATTCGGACCATGGACATCGGTGGGGACAAGAAGCTCCCTTATCTTCCATTAGAAGAGGAAATGAATCCCTTCTTGGGTTATCGGGCGATTCGGATTTGTTTGCATCAAACCGACATGTTCCGTACTCAATTACGGGCCTTATTAAGAGCTTCTGTTTATGGCTCCTTAAGCATTATGTTCCCAATGATTGCCACTTTGGAAGAATTCCGTCAAGCCAAAGCCATCTACTTGGAAGAACGCGAAGCCTTAATTAAGGATGGCGTGGCTGTTTCTGATGATATTCAAGTAGGGATGATGATTGAAATCCCTGCAGCGGCTGTTTTAGCGGATCAATTCGCTAAGGAAGTGGATTTCTTCAGTATTGGAACCAACGACTTGATCCAATACAGTATGGCTGCTGACCGGATGAATAATACGGTTTCCTATCTCTACCAACCTTACAACCCAGCTGTGCTTCGTTTGATCAAATTCGTGATTGAATCTAGCCACAAGTATGGGAAATGGACTGGTATGTGTGGGGAAGTCGCAGGGGATCAAACGGCTATTCCATTACTTGTCGGAATGGGCTTAGATGAATTCTCGATGAGTGCTACCTCCATCTTGAAATCACGGGCTTTAATGGCTAAATTAGACAGCAAAGAATGTCAAGGATTAGTCAAACAAGCTGTGGAAGAAAAGACCACTTCCCAAGAAGTTCAAGAATTAGTTGAAAATTATGTGAATGGATTAGACTAA